The proteins below come from a single Hirundo rustica isolate bHirRus1 chromosome 6, bHirRus1.pri.v3, whole genome shotgun sequence genomic window:
- the LMO2 gene encoding rhombotin-2 isoform X2 — MGGGNPVNVIAGRRGSAAGDKAPRADSVCGGGGGRAHQRHATKEPAPPMSSAIERKSLDPSEEPVDEVLQIPPSLLTCGGCQQNIGDRYFLKAIDQYWHEDCLSCDLCGCRLGEVGRRLYYKLGRKLCRRDYLRLFGQDGLCASCEKRIRAYEMTMRVKDKVYHLECFKCAACQKHFCVGDRYLLINSDIVCEQDIYEWTKINGMI, encoded by the exons aTGGGAG GAGGAAATCCTGTGAATGTCAtcgcggggcggcggggcagcgcggccggcgACAAGGCTCCGCGAGCAGACAGCGTctgcgggggcggcgggggcagAGCCCACCAGCGGCACGCCACAAAGGAACCGGCCCCGCCAATGTCATCGGCCATCGAGAGGAAAAGCCTCGATCCTTCCGA GGAGCCGGTGGATGAGGTGCTGCAGATCCCCCCGTCGCTGCTGACATGCGGGGGGTGCCAGCAGAACATCGGGGACCGCTATTTCCTGAAGGCCATCGACCAGTACTGGCACGAGGACTGCCTCAGCTGCGACCTGTGCGGCTGCCGGCTCGGCGAGGTGGGCCGGCGCCTCTACTACAAACTGGGCAGGAAGCTCTGCAGGAGGGACTATCTCAG GCTCTTTGGCCAGGACGGGCTGTGCGCCTCCTGCGAGAAGCGGATCCGCGCCTACGAGATGACCATGCGGGTGAAGGACAAGGTCTATCACCTGGAGTGCTTCAAGTGCGCCGCCTGCCAGAAGCACTTCTGCGTGGGGGACAGGTACCTCCTCATCAACTCGGACATCGTGTGCGAGCAGGACATCTACGAGTGGACTAAGATCAACGGCATGATCTAG
- the LMO2 gene encoding rhombotin-2 isoform X1: protein MLLFVLPNPRECRGNPVNVIAGRRGSAAGDKAPRADSVCGGGGGRAHQRHATKEPAPPMSSAIERKSLDPSEEPVDEVLQIPPSLLTCGGCQQNIGDRYFLKAIDQYWHEDCLSCDLCGCRLGEVGRRLYYKLGRKLCRRDYLRLFGQDGLCASCEKRIRAYEMTMRVKDKVYHLECFKCAACQKHFCVGDRYLLINSDIVCEQDIYEWTKINGMI from the exons ATGCTGCTGTTTGTATTGCCGAATCCCCGGGAGTGCA GAGGAAATCCTGTGAATGTCAtcgcggggcggcggggcagcgcggccggcgACAAGGCTCCGCGAGCAGACAGCGTctgcgggggcggcgggggcagAGCCCACCAGCGGCACGCCACAAAGGAACCGGCCCCGCCAATGTCATCGGCCATCGAGAGGAAAAGCCTCGATCCTTCCGA GGAGCCGGTGGATGAGGTGCTGCAGATCCCCCCGTCGCTGCTGACATGCGGGGGGTGCCAGCAGAACATCGGGGACCGCTATTTCCTGAAGGCCATCGACCAGTACTGGCACGAGGACTGCCTCAGCTGCGACCTGTGCGGCTGCCGGCTCGGCGAGGTGGGCCGGCGCCTCTACTACAAACTGGGCAGGAAGCTCTGCAGGAGGGACTATCTCAG GCTCTTTGGCCAGGACGGGCTGTGCGCCTCCTGCGAGAAGCGGATCCGCGCCTACGAGATGACCATGCGGGTGAAGGACAAGGTCTATCACCTGGAGTGCTTCAAGTGCGCCGCCTGCCAGAAGCACTTCTGCGTGGGGGACAGGTACCTCCTCATCAACTCGGACATCGTGTGCGAGCAGGACATCTACGAGTGGACTAAGATCAACGGCATGATCTAG
- the LMO2 gene encoding rhombotin-2 isoform X3 gives MSSAIERKSLDPSEEPVDEVLQIPPSLLTCGGCQQNIGDRYFLKAIDQYWHEDCLSCDLCGCRLGEVGRRLYYKLGRKLCRRDYLRLFGQDGLCASCEKRIRAYEMTMRVKDKVYHLECFKCAACQKHFCVGDRYLLINSDIVCEQDIYEWTKINGMI, from the exons ATGTCATCGGCCATCGAGAGGAAAAGCCTCGATCCTTCCGA GGAGCCGGTGGATGAGGTGCTGCAGATCCCCCCGTCGCTGCTGACATGCGGGGGGTGCCAGCAGAACATCGGGGACCGCTATTTCCTGAAGGCCATCGACCAGTACTGGCACGAGGACTGCCTCAGCTGCGACCTGTGCGGCTGCCGGCTCGGCGAGGTGGGCCGGCGCCTCTACTACAAACTGGGCAGGAAGCTCTGCAGGAGGGACTATCTCAG GCTCTTTGGCCAGGACGGGCTGTGCGCCTCCTGCGAGAAGCGGATCCGCGCCTACGAGATGACCATGCGGGTGAAGGACAAGGTCTATCACCTGGAGTGCTTCAAGTGCGCCGCCTGCCAGAAGCACTTCTGCGTGGGGGACAGGTACCTCCTCATCAACTCGGACATCGTGTGCGAGCAGGACATCTACGAGTGGACTAAGATCAACGGCATGATCTAG